One segment of Pseudobythopirellula maris DNA contains the following:
- the def gene encoding peptide deformylase: protein MSLEVIHYPHPTLRHKSKPLARVDAQLKMWVEEMFDLMYEHEGIGLAANQVDLPYRLFVMNVEGDPDRPELERVFINPVISQGKGQSAMDEGCLSLPGVRAPVTRNAQIRVQAYDLQGNEIDEQLTGMEARVVLHETDHLDGVLFTDKLQQAELAEVRDLLEEFEIAFQSQQESGEAPTDTVVAAKIAELEAARV, encoded by the coding sequence TTGTCGCTCGAAGTGATCCACTACCCGCACCCCACGCTGCGGCACAAATCCAAGCCGCTCGCGCGGGTCGACGCCCAGCTCAAGATGTGGGTCGAAGAGATGTTCGACCTGATGTACGAGCACGAGGGCATCGGCCTGGCGGCCAATCAGGTCGACCTGCCGTACCGGCTGTTCGTGATGAACGTCGAGGGCGACCCCGACCGACCGGAGCTCGAACGGGTGTTCATCAATCCCGTGATCTCGCAGGGCAAGGGCCAGAGCGCGATGGACGAGGGCTGTCTGAGCCTGCCCGGCGTGCGGGCGCCCGTGACGCGTAACGCCCAGATCCGCGTGCAGGCGTACGACCTCCAGGGCAACGAGATCGACGAGCAGCTCACAGGCATGGAGGCGCGCGTCGTTCTGCACGAGACCGACCACCTCGACGGCGTGCTGTTCACCGACAAGCTGCAACAGGCCGAGCTGGCTGAGGTGCGCGACCTCTTGGAAGAGTTCGAGATCGCTTTCCAGAGCCAACAAGAAAGCGGCGAAGCCCCAACCGACACCGTGGTGGCGGCAAAGATCGCAGAGCTCGAAGCGGCGCGCGTCTGA
- a CDS encoding MotA/TolQ/ExbB proton channel family protein, producing the protein MVPPLPLAQASDDGLLDIVLAGGPVGMAIMALLAALSMTALALVVEHALTIRRGVLAPPGVDDELVRAMRAGDLAAAARACDSQPCFLSAVTRAGLSEADAGWPAVEKGMEDAAGDQTARLLRKIEYLSVIGNIAPMVGLLGTVVGMLLAFREVAQTDGAATASQLASGIYQALVTTVAGLLVAIPALGAFAVFRNRVDGLASETAHRALQLLKPLKRGGVMRPKDQQPARQ; encoded by the coding sequence ATGGTTCCTCCTCTCCCCCTCGCCCAAGCGTCGGACGACGGCCTGCTCGACATCGTGCTGGCCGGCGGGCCGGTCGGCATGGCGATCATGGCGCTCTTGGCGGCGCTGTCGATGACCGCGCTCGCGCTGGTCGTCGAGCACGCGCTCACCATCCGCCGCGGCGTGCTCGCCCCGCCCGGGGTCGACGACGAGCTGGTCCGCGCGATGCGCGCGGGCGACCTCGCCGCCGCCGCGCGGGCTTGCGACAGCCAGCCCTGCTTCCTGTCGGCCGTCACCCGCGCCGGGCTGTCGGAGGCCGACGCCGGCTGGCCCGCCGTGGAGAAAGGGATGGAAGACGCCGCCGGCGACCAGACCGCCCGCCTGCTGCGCAAGATCGAGTACCTCTCGGTGATCGGCAACATCGCCCCGATGGTCGGCCTCTTGGGCACAGTGGTCGGCATGTTGCTCGCCTTCCGCGAGGTCGCCCAGACCGACGGCGCGGCGACCGCCTCGCAGCTCGCCTCGGGCATCTACCAGGCGCTCGTCACCACGGTGGCCGGCCTGCTGGTGGCGATCCCGGCGCTCGGCGCCTTTGCCGTGTTCCGCAACCGGGTGGACGGGCTGGCGTCGGAAACGGCGCACAGGGCGCTGCAGTTGCTCAAGCCGCTGAAGCGCGGCGGCGTCATGCGGCCGAAAGACCAACAACCTGCGCGGCAATGA
- a CDS encoding ExbD/TolR family protein codes for MRLPHTPTTRSLSISMTPMIDVVFLLIIFFLVSSTLAKRETLLDLDLPTAASGRDSQADSTPHVTVNVDASGVVLLAGSPVQPAELLARLRAESERHEEGITVRVRSDRAADYASVEPVLAACAEAEVWNVVFAVYEDKQ; via the coding sequence GTGCGTCTCCCTCACACCCCCACAACGCGATCGCTCAGCATCAGCATGACGCCGATGATCGACGTCGTGTTCTTGCTGATCATCTTCTTCCTGGTGAGCAGCACGCTGGCCAAGCGGGAGACATTGCTCGACCTCGACCTGCCGACCGCCGCAAGCGGCCGCGACAGCCAAGCCGACAGCACGCCGCACGTCACGGTGAACGTCGACGCCAGCGGCGTGGTGCTCCTGGCCGGCTCGCCCGTGCAGCCGGCCGAGTTGCTCGCGCGCCTCCGGGCGGAGTCGGAGCGGCACGAGGAAGGGATCACCGTGCGGGTGCGATCGGACCGCGCGGCCGACTACGCGTCGGTCGAGCCGGTGCTCGCCGCCTGCGCCGAGGCGGAGGTTTGGAACGTTGTCTTCGCGGTTTACGAAGACAAACAGTAA
- a CDS encoding ExbD/TolR family protein: protein MRLAWRTERSRDSTLGASMTPMIDVVFLLLIFFVCTSSFKIPEQALLADLLVQNSQGAATIELDDLPELDEVVLHGEPGDEGVAVWTFNDDRRCETRQELLQLLAALAEVDGSLPVIVDAEGAVPFGEAISAYDAARLAGFDTVQFAASADTLTDGGAR, encoded by the coding sequence ATGCGTCTCGCCTGGCGAACCGAACGATCGCGCGACTCGACGCTCGGGGCGTCGATGACGCCGATGATCGATGTGGTGTTCCTGCTGCTGATCTTCTTCGTCTGCACCTCGAGCTTCAAAATCCCCGAGCAGGCGTTGCTGGCCGATCTCTTGGTGCAAAACTCGCAGGGCGCCGCAACGATCGAGCTCGACGACCTGCCGGAGCTCGACGAGGTCGTGCTCCACGGCGAGCCGGGCGACGAGGGCGTGGCCGTGTGGACTTTCAACGACGACCGCCGCTGCGAGACCCGCCAGGAACTGCTGCAGCTCTTGGCCGCGCTCGCCGAGGTCGACGGCTCGCTGCCGGTGATCGTCGACGCCGAGGGCGCCGTGCCGTTCGGTGAGGCGATCTCCGCGTACGACGCCGCCCGGCTTGCCGGCTTCGACACGGTGCAGTTCGCCGCCTCGGCCGACACGCTCACCGACGGGGGCGCCCGATGA